The Oceanicaulis alexandrii DSM 11625 DNA segment TCTCAGCCTGGGCTGCCTTAGGAGAAGGTGCTGCGTTCCTTTCGCCGGGCGAACAACCAGGCGAAGATCGGAAATAGAAGGATGGTCAGGATCGCTTCAGTAATCAACGGTCCAGGCGCCACCGGGGCGCCGATGGCGAACGAGCCCGCCCCCCAGGCTGCGCCGAACGCCACAATCGCCGTCAGGGTGAACCGCAAGGCCAAAGGCCCGATCTCACCGCCTGCGCCATCGGCCTCACGCAGGCGCATGACGCTGAACGCGACGAGAAACGCGAACGCCCAGACGCCCATGGGCGCGCCCGCCAGCAAATCCTGCATAACGCCGACCAGAAGTAGAACAGGCGGAGCGATAAACCAGGGCTGACGCACCGACCAGATAAACAGCGCAATCAGGGGAAAGGCCGGCGCAAGATCCGGCCCGCCGCCCAGACGGCTGGGCAAAGCGTGCAGGATCAGAGCCACCAGCATCGTAACGATGAACACCACCAGATCGGTGGTGGCGTTATTGCGTTCGACCGATGGGCGCATCAGTTCGCCTCCTCTGGCGTGGAGAGCTCAATGACCGGGTCCGCCTCAGGCTCCTGAACAGGCTCGAACGGCCAGATCCAGATCAGATCAATCGGCGCGGTCCGGCTGAACAACGCCACCCGCCAGCGCCCGTCACGATCGCGAACCGCCTGCCCCACCGGCACGCCGCGCGGCATGACATTGTCATCGCCGGAGGTGACGATGCGGTCGCCTTCGCGCAAATCGGGCTCGGCGCCCAGATATTCAAGACGCGGAAACTCGGTGTTATCGCCCACCAGCAAAGCGCGAGCGTTGGACCGGTCCGCCATCACCGCGACACGGGAGTTGATGTCCGTCAGAAGCAGAATCCGGGTGGAGCTGCGCCCTACTTCAACTGTCCGTCCGACAAGGCCGTAAACATTCACCGCCGGATAGCCCGGGCGCACCCCGTCTTCATGGCCAGCGTCGATCAGGCGCGAGCGCACGAAGGCGTTGGACCGGTCCGCCACGGTCCAGGCGCTGATCCGCGCCTCCGCAGCGTCCGCCTGCAGGTTCAGCGCTTCGCGATAGCGGGCGTTGCGTTCTTGCAAGGACAGGGCGGCGTCACGCCAGGCGCGCATCTCGGCGGCCTGCATGCGCAGATTGCGGTTTTCATCGGCCAGCTCGAACTGGCGTTTCCACCATGGGCCGATATTGGCGAGCCCGCGGAAGGGGCGAACGCTGAGATCAAGCACCGGCGTCGCCAGATCATTGAAGCCGGCCCGCAGGCCCGTCAGGGCTTGCGGTCGGCTTTCAGGCCGGTCGATGTAAATCAGGAAACAGCTGACCAGAATGCAGATGATGAACAAGAGAGGCGAAAACCGCACTCCCTCATCCTGTCTCCGTCTGGAACTCCGCCGTTGAGCCACGCTGGGTAGCCTCCCTCGCAGGCTCGCTTACACGCTTAAACCGCTTCCGCCAGGATCGGACGCCACAGGCGCAGATTCTCGACCGCTTTACCGCAGCCCAGAACCACGCAAGACAGCGGCTCGTCCGCCAGGCTGACCGGCAGGCCGGTGCGATCGCGCAGCTCGGTGTCGAGATTGCGCAGCAAGGCGCCGCCGCCGGTGAGCACGATGCCCTTGTCGACAATGTCCGCCGCCAGTTCAGGCGGGGTCGCCTCCAGCGCCTGCTTGACCGCTTCCACGATCTGCTCGACCGGCTCTGAGAGCGCATCGGCGATCATGGCTTCGGTCACGACGATCTCGCGCGGCACGCCGTTCATCAGATCGCGGCCCTTGATGTCCAGCGTCAGGCCTTCGCCTTTTTGCGGCGGGGTGGCCGAACCGATTTCCTTCTTGATCCGCTCACCCGAGGTTTCGCCGATCAGAAGGTTCGCCGAGCGGCGAATATAATTGATGATGGCTTCGTCCATCTTGTCGCCGCCCACACGGACCGAGCGCGAATAGACGATGCCCGACAGCGACATCACGGCCACTTCGGTGGTGCCGCCGCCAATGTCGACGATCATGGAGCCAGTCGGCTCGTCGATCGGCAGGCCAGCGCCGACCGCAGCCGCCATCGGCTCGTCGATCAGATAGACCTTGCGCGCACCGGCGCCGACGGCGCTTTCATGAATGGCGCGGCGTTCCACGGCGGTGGCGCCGGACGGCACGCAGATCACGACCTGCGGGCTGACGAAGGTCTGACGATTGTGCACCTTGCGAATGAAGTGCTTGATCATCTCTTCGGCCACGTCGAAATCGGCGATCACGCCGTCACGCATGGGTCGGATGGCTTCCACATTGCCCGGGGTCTTGCCCAGCATCAGCTTGGCTTCTGCGCCGACGGCCTGAACATGCTTGCGGCCCTTGTCCACCTTGTAGGCGACGACAGAAGGCTCATTCAGAACGACGCCGCGGCCCTTGACGTAGACCAATGTGTTCGCCGTCCCCAAATCGATGGCGATATCCGCGGAAAGGAGACCGAACACGCTGGAGAACATTCTCTGCCTCTTTATCTGTCAGGCGCAGCAGGCGAGTCGCCGCGCTGGGGCAAGTATCATGACTCCTTGTGCGATGCTGCGTCACCGATTGCAAGCCGCTCACCCGTCTCAGCCTCAGCGTCAGCTGAGTCTTCCACGGGATTTTTTAACTCTGTTTCAGGTCCGCGCAGCCAGCGCCGCGCCAACAGCATGAAAACGATCCAGAGGGCCGCAATCCCAACCAGGGCAAGGATTGCGAGCCATCCGCCACCGGATAAAAGCGCCATCAAGCCGCCGCCTGCAAACACCACCAGAGCGGTTTTCGGCAGCACGCCGATGGCCAATCCGCCGATAAAGGCAAAATAACTCATATGCGAAACACCCGCCGCCATATTGACCACGATGAAGGGCGCGCTCGGAACGATTCGCACGATCATGGAGGCGAAAAACCCGTTCCGCCCCACAAATTCGGAAATACGATTGACCGTCTGCCCGCCATAGCGGCGCACCGCGTCCGCGCCCGCCAGACGTCCGGCGTAAAAGGTCACGGTCGCCGAAACGAGCGTCGCGACCCACGAATACAAAAATCCCTGCACCGGGCCGAACGCGAATACGGCAGCCCCGATCAGCGCAAACTGGGGCGCGCCGACAAAGGCCAGCACCGTGAAAATGACGATGGTCGCCGGCAGGGCGTACCATTGGTCCGCCGCGCTCTCAAACCAGGTCCCGATCTGCCCCGGCTCGATGTTCAGCACGAACTTGCCGGTCAGGAAAATCGCCAGGACCAGAGCAAACAGCGCCAGCGAAATGTAGATCGCGCGAGCGGCGCGGGCGTCCATACGAGTGAAAAAGCGAACAAGCGGGTTCATGGCGATCATATCCGGCAAAGGGTCAACGCCGCGCCTCAAGGCTGTTTGGCCAGCGCGGAGCGGCGGTACGCATACGCTTTTTTACACCGCTGGCAATCGGTTGGCGCAATCAATTCGATTAAGCGCTTCAGTCACCAAAGTTCGAAGCCCGGCGGATCAATCGCCCGGTCTCTTCCAGCTCGTGCTCGGCCGCTTTGGCGCGCATGGCTTTCAGACCCGCCCGTCCCTGCTCGTAATCGGCCACCCAGCGCTTGGCGAAGCCGCCGGCGGTGACATCCTTCACGATGGCTTCAAACACGGGGCGCACCGCATCACGGATCGGGCCTTCCACTTCGTGCGCGCCAAATTCGGCGGTGTCTGAAATGGCTTCACACATGCCGGCGATGCCGCGGCTCTGGATCAGGTCGGCGATGTATTTGATCTCATGCACGGTGTCGATATAGGCCATGACCGGACTGATCCCCGCGGCGACCAGCTGTTCATACCCTTCGCGCGCCAGAGCGCACATGCCGCCCACCAGCACCGCCTGCTCGCCCAGAATATCGGCCAGAGCCTCCTCGCCAAAGGTCGTGGCGTAGACCCCGGCCCGGCCGCAGCCCAGCCCGCCCAGATACGCTTTCGCCCGCGCCTCGGCCTGACCGGTATAATCCTGATGCACCGCCCAGAACCCGATCAGGGAGCCGCCCTTTTCAAAGCTCGATCGCACCGCGCCGCCCGGCCCCTTGGCCGCGGCCAGCACGACGTCAATATCGGCAGGCGGCTCTATCACCTTGTACTCAATGGAAAACCCGTGGCAGAGCAACAAGGTCAGGCCGGGGCGATAATGCGGCGCGATATGCTCGCGCCAGATCTCGCCATGCGCCTCGTCCGCCGCCAGCAGCGACAGCATATCCGCGCGCCGCGCGGCCTCCGCCATCGACACCACTTCAAATCCGTCCGCCTCGGCCTTGGCGCGCGAAGGCGAGCCCTCTCGCAAGGCGATCAGGATGGAGCGCGCGCCCATGTCGCGCAGATTGAGCGCATGCGAACGCCCGTGATTGCCGTAGCCGATAATGGCGAGGGTCTCGCTCTCAAGAGCGCTGAGGTCGAGATCAGCCTGATACAACGGTTCAGCCATCATGCGGCTCCGAAAAAGGGTTTGAGAAGAATGTCGTCCAGCTCGGCGCGCGCGGTGACCGGATCCAGGGATTGGACGCGCTTCCAGTCATGGTGCTGGTTGGAAAACCAGGTGTACTGACGTTTGGCGTAGCGGCGCGTGTCGCGCTTGGCCAGATCAATGGCCTCATCGAGTTCCAGTCGCCCCTGAACATGGGCGATGAGCGGCGGCAGGCCCACCGCTTTCATCGCAGGCAGGTCCGGCGACAGGCGGCGCTCGGCGATGGCGCGGGCTTCTTCCAGCGCGCCATGGGCCACCATCTGGTCAAAGCGCGCCTCGATCCGGGCGTACAGCGCCTCGCGATCCGGGGCGATGACCACGCCGACGGCGCGCCTGGGATCAATCAGCGGGCGCGTCTCGGCCTGGATGTCCGACAGCGGGCGTCCCGCGACGCGCGCTACGGCGATCAGGCGCATCAGGCGCTGCCGGTCGCCCGCCTCGATCCGCGCTGCGCCCACCGGGTCAAGCGCCTCCGCTTCGGCGCGCAAAGCCTCCAGCCCGCCGCGCTCATAGAGCGCCGCAACCTCGTCGCTGATCGCTTGCGGCACCTCCGGCGTCGGCGCCAGACCCTCCACCAACGCCTTGAAGTATAGCCCTGTGCCACCGACAAACACGGCGCGCTTGCCGCGTCCGGTGATCTCACGCACGGCGTCGACAGCCCGCTTCGCCCACGCCCCGACCGAGCACCGCTCGCCTGGGTCCATCACGCCGAACAGATGATGGGGCACGCCCGCCATCTCCTGAGGTTCGGGGCGCGCGGTGATCACGCTCAGCCCGTCATAGACCTGCATGGAATCCGCATTGACGATCTCGCCATCCAGCGCCCGTGCGGCATGAAGCGACAGCGCGCTTTTTCCGGACGCGGTCGGACCGGCCAGCAGGAGAATGTCGGGCGTGACGGCCATCAAGGCGGTCTAGCTGCGCAAGGTTTCAAGCACGTACTGACCCTGCCGGTTCAGGCTGAACAGCACGGGCGCGCCGTCCTCGCCAGCCCGGGCGACCAGATCGCGAGCCTGATCCAGGCTCTCCACCGGGGTCCAGGCGATCTCTTCCACCACATCGCCGGGACGGACCTTGCCGGCGGCGTCGCTGTCAGGGTCCACCGCCGTGACCACAAGCCCGCTGGCGTCCGCGTTGATGCGATAGCGACGGCGCAGCGCGTCGGTGATGGGCTCGAGCGTCATGCCGAACAGATCGCCATTCAGGACATCGCCGCGGCCATCGCCGTCTTCATCAAGCTCGGCGCCGACGGGCGGGGTGGGCCGTCCCTCTTCCTCAAGGCGTTCAACCTCCAGCACCAGGGTCAGGGATTCGCCCCGGCGAAACACTTCCACCTCCACGCTGGAGCCCGGCTCTGTCTCGGCCACGATGCGCGGCAGCACCCGGTCGTCGGCCACAGGACGGCCGTTGAAGGCCAGGATCACATCGCCGGTTTGAAGCCCGCTGCCTGCGGCGGGGCCCTCGGGATCAATACGGGTCAGGACAGCGCCGCGCGGCGTGTTCAGCCCCATCGCCTCAGCCATGTCGCGGGTGACTTCCAGCACGTTGACGCCGATCCAGCCCCGACGAGTCTCGCCATACTCGATCAGCTGGTTGATCACCGGTTCGGCGATGGC contains these protein-coding regions:
- a CDS encoding rod shape-determining protein; this encodes MFSSVFGLLSADIAIDLGTANTLVYVKGRGVVLNEPSVVAYKVDKGRKHVQAVGAEAKLMLGKTPGNVEAIRPMRDGVIADFDVAEEMIKHFIRKVHNRQTFVSPQVVICVPSGATAVERRAIHESAVGAGARKVYLIDEPMAAAVGAGLPIDEPTGSMIVDIGGGTTEVAVMSLSGIVYSRSVRVGGDKMDEAIINYIRRSANLLIGETSGERIKKEIGSATPPQKGEGLTLDIKGRDLMNGVPREIVVTEAMIADALSEPVEQIVEAVKQALEATPPELAADIVDKGIVLTGGGALLRNLDTELRDRTGLPVSLADEPLSCVVLGCGKAVENLRLWRPILAEAV
- a CDS encoding rod shape-determining protein MreD, yielding MRPSVERNNATTDLVVFIVTMLVALILHALPSRLGGGPDLAPAFPLIALFIWSVRQPWFIAPPVLLLVGVMQDLLAGAPMGVWAFAFLVAFSVMRLREADGAGGEIGPLALRFTLTAIVAFGAAWGAGSFAIGAPVAPGPLITEAILTILLFPIFAWLFARRKERSTFS
- a CDS encoding TVP38/TMEM64 family protein, producing MNPLVRFFTRMDARAARAIYISLALFALVLAIFLTGKFVLNIEPGQIGTWFESAADQWYALPATIVIFTVLAFVGAPQFALIGAAVFAFGPVQGFLYSWVATLVSATVTFYAGRLAGADAVRRYGGQTVNRISEFVGRNGFFASMIVRIVPSAPFIVVNMAAGVSHMSYFAFIGGLAIGVLPKTALVVFAGGGLMALLSGGGWLAILALVGIAALWIVFMLLARRWLRGPETELKNPVEDSADAEAETGERLAIGDAASHKES
- a CDS encoding Do family serine endopeptidase, with amino-acid sequence MRVLGAVIFALALAAVCAVQAAAQPNEGFADLNDRLSPAVVNIATAQRVGDEDGSPLFAPGTPLERYNDLSGNRLRMQRSLGSGFIIDEDGVVITNHHVIDGADEVEVVLQNGRILSATVIGSDPATDIAVLRVQSETPLPVVAFGDSEAARVGEWVVAIGNPFGLGGSLTAGVISARGREIGGRYDDYLQTDVAINRGNSGGPLFNMDGDVIGVNTAIFSPTGTSVGISFSVPSAIAEPVINQLIEYGETRRGWIGVNVLEVTRDMAEAMGLNTPRGAVLTRIDPEGPAAGSGLQTGDVILAFNGRPVADDRVLPRIVAETEPGSSVEVEVFRRGESLTLVLEVERLEEEGRPTPPVGAELDEDGDGRGDVLNGDLFGMTLEPITDALRRRYRINADASGLVVTAVDPDSDAAGKVRPGDVVEEIAWTPVESLDQARDLVARAGEDGAPVLFSLNRQGQYVLETLRS
- the miaA gene encoding tRNA (adenosine(37)-N6)-dimethylallyltransferase MiaA yields the protein MAVTPDILLLAGPTASGKSALSLHAARALDGEIVNADSMQVYDGLSVITARPEPQEMAGVPHHLFGVMDPGERCSVGAWAKRAVDAVREITGRGKRAVFVGGTGLYFKALVEGLAPTPEVPQAISDEVAALYERGGLEALRAEAEALDPVGAARIEAGDRQRLMRLIAVARVAGRPLSDIQAETRPLIDPRRAVGVVIAPDREALYARIEARFDQMVAHGALEEARAIAERRLSPDLPAMKAVGLPPLIAHVQGRLELDEAIDLAKRDTRRYAKRQYTWFSNQHHDWKRVQSLDPVTARAELDDILLKPFFGAA
- the mreC gene encoding rod shape-determining protein MreC; protein product: MRFSPLLFIICILVSCFLIYIDRPESRPQALTGLRAGFNDLATPVLDLSVRPFRGLANIGPWWKRQFELADENRNLRMQAAEMRAWRDAALSLQERNARYREALNLQADAAEARISAWTVADRSNAFVRSRLIDAGHEDGVRPGYPAVNVYGLVGRTVEVGRSSTRILLLTDINSRVAVMADRSNARALLVGDNTEFPRLEYLGAEPDLREGDRIVTSGDDNVMPRGVPVGQAVRDRDGRWRVALFSRTAPIDLIWIWPFEPVQEPEADPVIELSTPEEAN
- the ilvC gene encoding ketol-acid reductoisomerase, which encodes MAEPLYQADLDLSALESETLAIIGYGNHGRSHALNLRDMGARSILIALREGSPSRAKAEADGFEVVSMAEAARRADMLSLLAADEAHGEIWREHIAPHYRPGLTLLLCHGFSIEYKVIEPPADIDVVLAAAKGPGGAVRSSFEKGGSLIGFWAVHQDYTGQAEARAKAYLGGLGCGRAGVYATTFGEEALADILGEQAVLVGGMCALAREGYEQLVAAGISPVMAYIDTVHEIKYIADLIQSRGIAGMCEAISDTAEFGAHEVEGPIRDAVRPVFEAIVKDVTAGGFAKRWVADYEQGRAGLKAMRAKAAEHELEETGRLIRRASNFGD